TACGAAAATGAAGTTATAAGACGTAAGGAAGGTAAGACTGGTAAGAAATAACGGAAAGGAGTGAAACCTATGTTTAAGAAAAATGATAGATCTAAATCAAGAACAAGACGTCACATGAGAGTTCGTAAAAAGATTTTTGGAACAGCTGAACGTCCAAGACTATCAGTATATAGAAGTGAAAAACATATATATGCTCAATTAATAGATGATGTAGAAGGAAAAACATTAGTTGCTGCATCAAGCACAGAAAAAGGATTCGATGGTGCAGGTAGCAACAAAGAAGGCGCTAAATTAGTTGGAAAAATCATAGCTGAAAAAGCGTTAGAAAAAGGCTTAAACAAAGTCGTATTTGATAGAGGCGGATTTATATATCACGGAAGAGTTAAAGAACTTGCAGAAGGTGCAAGAGAAGCAGGTCTTGATTTTTAAAAAAAGGAGGGAAATAAATGAGAATTGATCCTAGCACTTTAAATTTAAAAGAAAAAGTTGTCCATATAAACAGAGTTGCTAAGGTTGTTAAAGGTGGTAGAAACTTTAGATTTAGCGTACTAGTTGTTGTTGGAGATGAAGCAGGACACGTTGGTGTTGGTACAGGAAAATCTATAGAAATACCTGAAGCAATAAGAAAAGCAATAGAAGATGCTAAAAAGAATATAGTTGAAGTTAAAACAGTAGGAACTACTGTACCACACGATATAATCGGAAAGTTTGGTAAGGGAGAAGTTCTTATAATGACAGCTAAAGAAGGTACAGGAGTTATAGCAGGTGGACCTGTTAGAGCCGTACTTGAACTTGCTGGATTAAAAGACGTTAGAGCTAAATCAAAAGGTTCTAATAATCCTAAAAACATGATTAATGCTACAATAGACGGATTAGCAAGATTAAGAACAGTTGAGGATATAGCTAAACTTAGAGGTAAGACTGTAGAAGAGATTTTAGGTTAGGAGGTAACTGGCCGTGGCTAAGGTTAAAATAACATTAGTTAAGAGCTTAATAGGTAGAAAAAAAGATCAAATAGCTACTGTTAATGCTCTTGGACTAAAAAAGATTGGTAACATAGTTGAACATGAGGAAACTCCTCAAATAAGTGGAATGATAAAAAAGGTAAGTTACTTATTAAAAGTAGAAGAAGCATAGTAAGAGGAGGTGTAATTATATGAAACTTCACGAATTAAAAGCAGCTGAAGGTGCAAATAAAGCATCAAAAAGAGTAGGTAGAGGAACAGGTTCTGGATTAGGTAAAACAAGCGGAAAAGGTCAAAACGGACAAAACTCTAGAAGCGGTGGTGGAGTAAGACCAGGTTTTGAAGGTGGTCAAATGCCATTATATAGAAGACTTCCAAAAA
Above is a window of Clostridium sporogenes DNA encoding:
- the rplR gene encoding 50S ribosomal protein L18; this translates as MFKKNDRSKSRTRRHMRVRKKIFGTAERPRLSVYRSEKHIYAQLIDDVEGKTLVAASSTEKGFDGAGSNKEGAKLVGKIIAEKALEKGLNKVVFDRGGFIYHGRVKELAEGAREAGLDF
- the rpsE gene encoding 30S ribosomal protein S5; the protein is MRIDPSTLNLKEKVVHINRVAKVVKGGRNFRFSVLVVVGDEAGHVGVGTGKSIEIPEAIRKAIEDAKKNIVEVKTVGTTVPHDIIGKFGKGEVLIMTAKEGTGVIAGGPVRAVLELAGLKDVRAKSKGSNNPKNMINATIDGLARLRTVEDIAKLRGKTVEEILG
- the rpmD gene encoding 50S ribosomal protein L30; this encodes MAKVKITLVKSLIGRKKDQIATVNALGLKKIGNIVEHEETPQISGMIKKVSYLLKVEEA